ACATTTGGCAGTATCATAATTTATATGAGTCTATAAGATTTTTATGGCCATCATCTATTGAATGGGCGCGGTCGTCTGATTTCTCTatatcaatttgatttgtaGTTTCGCACTGGATTTCTATCCAGATGGCGTCATCTTTTTTGGATATGTATATAATTCCCTTGATAATTCGGTTAACTAAAAGCTGTAGAAATAACAACCCAATTAGATCTTTTTTCTGGAAAAGAGATGACagcctctttttcttatctgTCAAATAACAACCGTTTAGAGATATAATTCAGATTGCCAAACGGGAATTATCTTATCGACGACAGATTGACAATAATAACCGTCCAATTATTCCGGGCGGGTTACGCATCAAAGATAattgaaagataaaaatctATCCTATATCGAAATAAACAGAGTGAAAGTTTTGCAACAGGATGTTGTTGATtccccccccaaaaatggcattgaaaataaaatatttttcaagcggAAAAGTGCCGTGTGTTTATTTGCGGTGTGCATGTGATCAACATATAACGGGGGTTATAACCCATCGCTCAGCCaccaatagaagaaaaaaggtttttcttatAAGCACGTCGTCCAGATAAAATGTAAAGAGTTTGTGTGTGACCTGAGTGgaaagttgtgtgtgtattcagCGACCAAGGTGGAAAAAAGGTTGAAAATAGGCGCATTGTatgcacacacagcacacaacaaccagagagagagggttGCAACCggcacattttgaaaaaaaaagttgctggtaggtaggcctatataccGCCACGCCAAGCATATGCACACATATGACCAAACAAGAAGTGGAGGATCAACTTTCCCAGCCGGAGGCTCTGTGACCTCGATTTTACAATACGCCAGTTGACCTAACCCGAGTCTGTTAGAGGGGGTCTGctatagctagctagctagctgggtttctctttttcgcttgtgtcaggccagcagcagcaacacacatTGGGTGAAGGGTCAGCTTGCTGGACAATGGgcaacccttttttcttcacccTCTCTCTATATTTATCCACTTTTCAGCTTGACCTATTTTACCAATGCTGTGCACAACACACCAGCGAATGTATTAGTGGATGTACAGGACTGGACCCTGTTGCCATAATAACCGCCAAAGAGCAGCTGCAACTTGGCCCAGTCAGGTCACCAGCATCGAATTGATATGAAACAAATCTTCTTGTGGTTAAAAACGTCTAAAAAGTTGAtggtaaaattaaatatcgCCCGAAAAGAAGATGCTGgttattctaaaaataatgGACGCCCATCTTCTTTCCAGGAAGTTGCTCTCACTTGTCAAAATCGTTTGTACACCCTTTTTCTTAAACATAGtctaagggaaaaaaaaagtcatgtACAGTTTCCATCAACCATTTCCTCCCACAGGATTCTCCAATTACCAATATTGTACCGTTAGTTTCTCGAGCTGGATGTTGTTGGTTGGCGACCATCATGAGAGTTTTGAGAGGACTTGTATATATCGACGTCATGACTTGTACAGTTTCCAAGATCAATTTACACGCTTCATTTAGGTCGACTTGTAATATAGCtatcttgtttttattattatcggATTATTTATATTCCGAGTATTATAGCAGCGcgggctgttgttgttattttcctGGGTTGTTGCAAGATCAATTATCTGGATATACGTATGTTAGGAGTGCGGCGACAAGGAGCCGCCGGAAGTCCTGGCTATAGTTTATATATGCCTTAGTGCTGAATGATGATGGTCAACCGGCCAAAGAGTGGTAGATGTGGTAGTAGTAATCCTCTGTACTGGGCAGGTATAAAACGACACATATGctgccttttttgttctttttccggCTTCCATATTTGTATACATtttgatggaagaagaaaaaaaagggaagtttTATATGGGGCTTTATCGATGCAGTAGCCATTTGCAGTTAAATTCGTTTTTATGACctggagattttttaaaaccaagAGATTACTCGATTAGTGGGCTTGACGATTGTTTCTAGTAGTAATAGCGGGATTCGACGGTGAATTTAGAATGATTTTCATAGAATTCCGCGTTTGAGCTTCAATTTAAATTATGAATGCACGCCCAAAGGCTCTTGGAAATCGATCGCCCAAACAATTTCCAgccggagaagaaaagaatattttcttttaaaatttgaaccAATGGCGCCATCTACAGAGTGTTCCTAATTTGTCCGCTAGATGGTTTTTAGCGATCCCATtttcgaaatgaaatcaaaacgaaaCGCGGAAACATTGTTTCATGCAGATTTTATGTAGATTTAATTAtctgcaatttcattttgtctttcAGATTCTTCATTTCAATCGCTTGAAAGTCGGAGGCATTGCCGTTTCCAGCTCAATTTCAAGATATCTAACACAGAGGACGCGcaacgaaaattcaattctATGGCTAGATTGAAATCTTTGGTTGATGCTTCAAATGTTACACAAAGTTGGGAAAGAACCCCTGGAGGGATGCATGTAGACTTGTACGCTATCATATCAAAATCAGACTTTGTtcactttaaataaaaagaaatgatcgcAAGAAGAGGCAGCCAGACAGACGTAAAACGTAGACgttattcttaaaaaaagggactgAGTTGTCTGAAAGCTAGAATAGAAAAGCTAGGTTAATAAATGgggattgtttttgtttttaaatagtgTTGAAtgtatgagaaaaaaagaatggtaCCAAAAGATATGAGAGATCTGAAAACATATCCATTTTATTCTAGTGCTCTGCAACGATTGCTGTTctattgaattatttcttcttaataACATGACCAAGATCATGTTTACCTCTAATACACTTGAGTTTGACACCAGGAAGATCTGGGACTCGGCCAACTCGCACCAGCACTATATTGTGTTCCTGGAAGATGAAATAAGCTTTGTTAAATCTCATGTTATGattgagaaaagaagattttgtACTTGAAGATTGTGGCCTTCTCCAGGTATGTAGGCACACATTTCCTTGCCGTTGCTGAGTCTTACAATCACACACTTTCTGTTGGCTGAATTAGGCTTCTTGGGTTTCCTGATGACAGTTTTCAAGACCACCCCCTTCAGCATAGGACTCCCGCTGAGGGGATTCTTGGGTGGCCTGACTTTTTTGTGTGGCCCTTTCAAATGCATTTTAAGTAGTAGGTTGCTCATAGACCTTTCACCTGCAATAATGGTATTTAATAAAGTTTCATTTAATTACTAGTGCTATACAATTACGAACCGGTAAACAGCATTTGATTGTATTTTTGGAGGATTGATGATGTACATCCAAGTGTTTGCCTGAGCATTGGTAACCCTGGAAAACATTCATGGCGTATTAAatactgaatttttattaacagTAAATTAACTTGCCAGCATTTCTGCTTGAATTGATTATATTTGAAGTCAGCCTGAAAACATTTTGCAATATTgaagtcattttttcttcaagaaaaatagcagacgaaaatTGTTGTTTACGTTCTCTCTGCTTAGATGGCGTTGTATAAATCGATATCTTGTAGTGCGCCAAATTAATCGAGAAagaaagcaacaacaaaaaagaaaacaaaaattcttagAAAAAATGTGCGTGAGGAAAATTCCTAATTTAAGATTATGGGTTACGCATGGCAGCGTgcctgttatttttttttttcctggaacaCCTGCTGTTTTCGCCAAATTTGTCGCTTCCGTTTCTtagtcatttaattttttgtctgaCGTCATGCAGCTGACAGGTTGTACATTGTAACGTGGCGATCAACTAACGacctataaaatttttaagcATCGCCACCATTTTCAGGTGACTAACACGTTGGGCTGAAACTTGCGCCGAGGAAATGGACGAATTCAACTTTACAGGTTCGAATGTTATTATCACTCTGCATGTTTTTATAGAAACTAGTATTTTAAATTGtggtttgaattttattggaGCAGAACATCAACACGTCAGGTATAATCCTCTCAAAGGTGAATGGATTTTGGTGTCCCCTCATCGTCTTAAGAGACCATGGAGTGGCCAGGTAGAGGCAACCCATGAAGACGAAATACCTCCATTTGATCTCAACAATCCTCTCTGCCCGGGAGTCAACAGACCCAATGGAGAGAAAAACCCAGAATATGATTCAACCTTTGTCTTTGACAATGATTTTCCTGCCTTGTTGCCCGACATCCCAGAAGCAGCAGCTTCCAATCAACCAAATGAAGAACTGTTCAAGTTTGAACCTGCCAGGGGAACTTGCCGTGTGATGTGCTTCCACCCTAAATCAGACCTAACGATTCCACTGATGAGCATAGAAGAAATCAAGGCCATTGTTTATGAGTAAAAAGACTTTTTACGTCACCGACATCTCTGTGGTCATGCGATAACAATTGGATGACACACAACTTTGCAGATGGATTAAGCAAGGAACTGAATTGGGTGTCAAGTACGATTGGGTGCagatctttgaaaataaaggcGCCATTATGGGATGCTCGAACCCACATCCGCACTGCCAGATCTGGGCATCGTCTTTCATGCCCAACGAGCCGAGGATCAAAGATTCGTACCAGCGGGAATACTACGAGACCCACGGCCGACCTTTGCTGCTCGATTACATCAATGCCGAGTTGAAGAAGCAGGTACTATACTACAAAGATATATATCTAATGTAACTTGCCATCAAGTAAACTTGTTAGATTTGCTAAGCTGAGATGACCATTGGAAAAGCCTGGGATCACAAGTAGTAGATATATATTATCCAGCAGAGCTCCTATAGATTCCCGTGTTATTTGTTCCTCGGTGGTCAACTTTGCCAATGATTGATGTTTTTCTATTGCCTTGATATTATTTAGGAACGGATCGTCGTTCAGAACAGCCACTGGCTAGTCGTAGTTCCTTGGTGGGCTATCTGGCCGTTTGAAACGCTGTTGTTACCACTCCGTCACGTGATCCGGATGTGTGGTACGTACACCACACATATAAGATCGTTAATCGTTTCCTCCCCTTCACCCTCCCCCTACGTCTCTTTTAAGCGCTCTGTCTAGCGCTTCCCTTTATtggttttttcctttgctAACTCGGCCCTTGTAATAGATTTGACGTCGGAGGAGATCCACTCGTTGGCTGAAATAATGAAACGCCTAACGATCAAGTACGACAACTTGTTCCGGACAAGTTTCCCATATTCCATGGGCTGGCACGGGGCTCCCACTGGCCGCAAGGCTCTTTCCAACAATCAACATTGGCAGCTGCACGCCATGTATTACCCACCGTTACTTCGATCTTCGTCCGTCAAGAAATTCATGGTCGGGTAATAATCAAATacaacctaacctaacctccaCCCACCCAAAGTagcatcagcatcagcagAAGGAATAATAGATTTGTTTGACTATGTCCTGTGAGATTGACTCTCTTATTTCACGTCTCTTTTGGATGTCTGCCCAAAAAAtgccccccccttttttcaaacaaacatgcatgcgtgtgtacacacaactctctctctctccgtcgaATCATCCGTTTTtaattggttttttctttctttatcttcGCAAGGTACGAGATGCTCGGCCAGGCCCAACGAGATTTAACTGCCGAGCAAGCGGCTCAAAAACTGTTCAGTCAACCGGACGTTCATTACAAAGCcgatgtaaaataaaaagaagggcTCCTTCTCATCGGCGGCTCTGCCGTAGTACTCTTATGTCGAGTCAATGAAGAAAACCACAAGAGTTTGCATGCGGTTTCCTGGCATTATACACTACAGTTGCTATGCGGTGCTGGgctatctatatatatatggagAAAGCCCATCCGGAAATAAACGAATTGTTTATTGATTGGTTTCAATTATTCGAGTCGGAGAGGCTATAGCGAAAAGGGCAGATTAATCAAGCAATTCTGGCAGTTAGTGACGTCTTTGCAGAAGGAGACTGTGAATAGAGAGGAtgatcgatttcttttcaccCAGAAGAAAATCCTTCATGGCGGCTGTCTGCGATTTCCTATTCTCGTGTCATTCTCATGGTTTCATTTGATACACTGGATTATTTACACTTATCGATCCTACGCCGGCCTCGCTGTTGTATACATCCGCATCTGGGTAGGTTCGGCCGTTGAGGGGCTCAGAGCATCGTCTAACAATATTCGTCTTAGTAGAAAAGAGTGAGAGCAGCAGCCTATGATGCAGTCGTCCgcaaaggggaaaaatcacaagttgtgtgtgtgtgtcgagtgGGAGGAGCCTTTATGTATATCTACCCGAGCAGCTACATAATATTCCAATGTGATCCGCCAGATCG
This region of Daphnia pulex isolate KAP4 chromosome 9, ASM2113471v1 genomic DNA includes:
- the LOC124202282 gene encoding 40S ribosomal protein S12, mitochondrial-like, producing the protein MTSILQNVFRLTSNIINSSRNAGLPMLRQTLGCTSSILQKYNQMLFTGERSMSNLLLKMHLKGPHKKVRPPKNPLSGSPMLKGVVLKTVIRKPKKPNSANRKCVIVRLSNGKEMCAYIPGEGHNLQEHNIVLVRVGRVPDLPGVKLKCIRGKHDLGHVIKKK
- the LOC124202280 gene encoding probable galactose-1-phosphate uridylyltransferase isoform X1; translated protein: MDEFNFTGSNVIITLHVFIETSILNCGLNFIGAEHQHVRYNPLKGEWILVSPHRLKRPWSGQVEATHEDEIPPFDLNNPLCPGVNRPNGEKNPEYDSTFVFDNDFPALLPDIPEAAASNQPNEELFKFEPARGTCRVMCFHPKSDLTIPLMSIEEIKAIVYEWIKQGTELGVKYDWVQIFENKGAIMGCSNPHPHCQIWASSFMPNEPRIKDSYQREYYETHGRPLLLDYINAELKKQERIVVQNSHWLVVVPWWAIWPFETLLLPLRHVIRMCDLTSEEIHSLAEIMKRLTIKYDNLFRTSFPYSMGWHGAPTGRKALSNNQHWQLHAMYYPPLLRSSSVKKFMVGYEMLGQAQRDLTAEQAAQKLFSQPDVHYKADVK
- the LOC124202280 gene encoding galactose-1-phosphate uridylyltransferase-like isoform X2; the encoded protein is MDEFNFTEHQHVRYNPLKGEWILVSPHRLKRPWSGQVEATHEDEIPPFDLNNPLCPGVNRPNGEKNPEYDSTFVFDNDFPALLPDIPEAAASNQPNEELFKFEPARGTCRVMCFHPKSDLTIPLMSIEEIKAIVYEWIKQGTELGVKYDWVQIFENKGAIMGCSNPHPHCQIWASSFMPNEPRIKDSYQREYYETHGRPLLLDYINAELKKQERIVVQNSHWLVVVPWWAIWPFETLLLPLRHVIRMCDLTSEEIHSLAEIMKRLTIKYDNLFRTSFPYSMGWHGAPTGRKALSNNQHWQLHAMYYPPLLRSSSVKKFMVGYEMLGQAQRDLTAEQAAQKLFSQPDVHYKADVK